The Helicobacter mustelae genome has a segment encoding these proteins:
- a CDS encoding heavy metal translocating P-type ATPase, producing MKEAYFKIKGMSCSSCSSGIERSLGRKSGVQKIEVNLVGESAHVQYDESKITLEAIFSQISKMGYEPSDKEEKKLSWIQKFDELFLTPQSRVILAMILSAMVLTLSMLPLVIPMQEPLFGLHVNVTLQLILTLIVMHLGRHFYIRGFGALLHSTPNMDTLVALGSGVSFLYSLFIYVKIMFDHVEYPLYFESVCVILAFILLGKYLESYAKNKSLEQLNLLFNFYQKTTLRLQEDNSYQEVPVKDVVAGDVLKVLPGGTIPVDSLIIEGGGNVDESMLSGESVPVYKKVDDQVFAGSVMLDQGCILRAQKDSRHSTIAEVLKLVRKAQDSKAPVARLADVVSGYFVPFVLLIGLIFFVFWWVYRGDFAFALEVFVSILVVSCPCALGLATPMAILIASTRGAKNSLLFKNAKALENTHKVQKVLFDKTGTLTEGRLEISEIKSYHKDFSARMLLQIASSLEDRSEHPIAKAILKFAEEKGVQKSEVMDFENTAGMGVAGRLEGVMYKIGKKDFFDASIAEEAHLTSVFVARVIDGKEELLGVLFLEDKIREDARGVIDFLKSQNIGVMMLSGDQEGVVQSVAQKLGITEYFGNLKPHQKYEIIENLKSSGQRVMMVGDGLNDAPALALADISLAMGGGNDLSQERADVVVLNNQIKGVVNAIKLSHQTLRNIKQNLFWAFFYNIIAISIAGGILYHLGFMLNPMVAAFAMSLSSLSVILNAQRLRFFKF from the coding sequence ATGAAAGAAGCCTATTTCAAGATTAAGGGGATGAGTTGCTCTTCTTGCTCTTCTGGTATAGAGCGCTCCCTTGGTCGCAAAAGCGGAGTGCAAAAAATTGAAGTTAATCTAGTGGGGGAGTCTGCGCATGTGCAGTATGATGAGTCAAAGATTACGCTGGAGGCTATTTTTTCCCAGATTAGCAAGATGGGTTATGAACCCAGCGACAAAGAAGAAAAAAAGCTAAGCTGGATCCAGAAATTTGATGAACTTTTTCTCACTCCTCAATCCCGCGTGATTTTGGCCATGATACTGAGTGCCATGGTGCTTACCCTCTCCATGCTGCCCCTAGTCATCCCGATGCAAGAACCCCTCTTTGGCCTGCATGTCAATGTCACCTTGCAGTTGATTCTCACATTGATTGTCATGCATCTTGGGAGACATTTTTATATCCGTGGTTTTGGGGCATTGCTGCATTCCACCCCCAATATGGATACGCTTGTGGCCCTTGGCAGTGGAGTTTCCTTCCTCTATAGCCTCTTTATTTATGTCAAGATTATGTTTGATCATGTGGAATATCCTTTGTATTTTGAGAGCGTGTGCGTGATTTTGGCATTTATCCTACTTGGAAAATATTTAGAGAGCTATGCCAAAAATAAATCCCTAGAGCAGCTCAATTTATTATTTAATTTCTACCAAAAAACCACTTTGCGCTTACAGGAGGATAATAGCTATCAAGAGGTGCCGGTCAAAGATGTCGTAGCAGGGGATGTGCTCAAGGTCTTGCCAGGGGGTACGATTCCCGTGGACTCCCTCATTATAGAGGGGGGTGGGAATGTCGATGAATCCATGCTTAGTGGAGAGAGCGTGCCCGTGTACAAAAAGGTTGATGACCAAGTTTTTGCTGGAAGCGTGATGTTGGATCAGGGTTGTATTCTGCGTGCTCAAAAAGATTCTAGACATAGCACCATTGCGGAGGTGCTCAAGCTTGTACGCAAAGCCCAGGATTCCAAGGCTCCAGTGGCACGTTTGGCAGATGTGGTTTCAGGATATTTTGTGCCTTTTGTTTTGCTTATTGGCCTCATTTTCTTTGTGTTTTGGTGGGTGTATCGCGGGGATTTTGCTTTTGCATTAGAGGTGTTTGTGAGTATTTTAGTGGTGAGTTGTCCTTGCGCCCTAGGACTTGCCACGCCCATGGCGATTCTTATTGCCAGTACCAGGGGTGCGAAAAATTCTCTGCTTTTTAAAAATGCCAAAGCTTTGGAAAACACGCACAAAGTCCAAAAAGTCCTATTTGACAAAACAGGTACCCTGACAGAGGGAAGGCTAGAGATTAGTGAGATTAAAAGCTATCACAAGGATTTCAGTGCGCGAATGCTGCTGCAAATTGCCAGCAGTCTAGAAGATCGCAGCGAGCATCCTATCGCTAAAGCAATTTTGAAATTTGCAGAGGAGAAGGGGGTGCAAAAAAGCGAAGTGATGGACTTTGAAAATACCGCGGGTATGGGGGTGGCAGGAAGATTGGAGGGTGTGATGTATAAAATTGGAAAGAAGGATTTTTTTGATGCAAGCATTGCTGAGGAAGCCCATCTTACAAGTGTATTTGTTGCCAGGGTCATAGATGGCAAAGAAGAGCTTTTGGGTGTTTTATTTTTGGAGGACAAGATTCGTGAAGATGCAAGGGGTGTCATTGATTTTCTCAAATCTCAAAATATCGGTGTGATGATGCTAAGCGGTGATCAAGAAGGTGTGGTGCAAAGTGTTGCGCAAAAGCTTGGTATTACGGAGTATTTTGGGAATCTCAAGCCCCATCAAAAATATGAAATTATTGAAAATCTCAAGTCTTCTGGTCAGAGGGTCATGATGGTGGGTGATGGCCTCAATGACGCACCAGCACTGGCCCTAGCAGATATTTCTCTGGCAATGGGCGGGGGCAATGATCTCTCTCAAGAGAGAGCAGATGTCGTGGTGCTAAATAATCAAATCAAAGGTGTGGTAAATGCCATCAAACTTTCTCACCAGACCCTGCGGAATATCAAACAAAATCTCTTCTGGGCATTTTTTTATAATATAATCGCCATCAGCATTGCAGGAGGGATTTTGTATCATCTGGGATTTATGTTAAACCCCATGGTCGCTGCGTTTGCGATGTCTCTGAGCAGCCTGAGTGTGATCTTAAATGCGCAGAGACTTCGATTTTTTAAATTTTAA
- a CDS encoding alpha-keto acid decarboxylase family protein has protein sequence MKISIGQYLLNRLKDYGIEHIFGVPGDYNLGFLDLIEDDEDLEWIGNCNELNASYAADGYARIRPMGALVSTFGVGELSAINGIAGAYAENVPVVKIVGMPSRNISLNKRLVHHTLGDGEFLKFYRMYEEVTVAQTILNKQNAKEEIDRVLRECHLQKKPVYIGIPVDVPGLQIEASKSVDYHPQSDKKILDAFIAGVKKELLGSKAQIVLADYEVNRYGLNSALHEFIQKTNLPIASLSMGKGVFKESHPNFVGIYNGILSDEAVTSAIKQADCSILIGVKLTDSLTAGFNYISKDPPTIEIHPFHSRIGDKIYSDILMQDVLKKLSALKFHPHRSTHTSLPKQKPHPSDTLTQERFFGLIEKHLEPNDVLIAEQGTSFFGSVDVRLPEGVTFVCQPLWGSIGYTFGAVLGTCLANKDRRNILLIGDGSLQLTAQELSTMLRENINPIIIVINNDGYTVERCIHGPNRKYNDINMWHYTKLIDTFDVTLKREALIFRASCVKELEEAFESARVHAKQLALIEVVMDRDDAPALLKKLGGLFSAQNSY, from the coding sequence ATGAAGATTAGCATTGGACAATATCTTTTGAATCGATTGAAAGACTATGGTATTGAGCATATTTTTGGTGTGCCCGGAGATTATAATCTAGGCTTTTTGGATCTGATAGAAGATGATGAGGATTTGGAATGGATAGGAAATTGTAATGAACTCAATGCCTCATATGCTGCAGATGGCTATGCTCGTATTCGACCAATGGGTGCCTTGGTGAGCACCTTTGGTGTGGGTGAGCTGAGTGCTATCAATGGCATTGCTGGGGCATATGCAGAAAATGTGCCTGTTGTCAAAATTGTTGGCATGCCATCAAGAAATATTTCTCTAAATAAGCGTCTTGTGCATCACACGCTGGGAGATGGAGAATTTTTGAAGTTTTATCGCATGTATGAGGAGGTTACAGTTGCTCAAACCATCTTAAACAAGCAAAATGCAAAAGAAGAGATTGATCGTGTGTTGCGAGAATGTCATCTACAAAAAAAGCCAGTCTACATTGGCATACCAGTGGATGTGCCAGGCCTGCAGATCGAAGCCTCTAAGAGTGTGGACTATCACCCACAAAGTGATAAAAAAATCCTAGATGCATTCATTGCTGGCGTGAAGAAAGAGCTCTTAGGCTCAAAAGCTCAAATCGTATTAGCAGACTATGAAGTCAATCGCTATGGGCTCAATTCTGCACTCCATGAATTTATTCAAAAGACCAATCTCCCTATAGCCTCGCTGTCTATGGGGAAGGGCGTGTTCAAAGAGAGTCACCCCAATTTTGTGGGTATCTACAATGGAATTCTAAGTGATGAGGCTGTAACCTCAGCCATCAAGCAAGCAGATTGCAGTATTCTTATTGGCGTCAAACTCACTGACTCGCTTACTGCTGGGTTTAATTACATCTCCAAGGATCCTCCGACAATTGAAATCCATCCCTTCCACAGTCGCATCGGAGATAAAATTTATAGTGACATCCTGATGCAAGATGTGCTAAAAAAACTCTCCGCTCTAAAATTTCATCCCCATCGCTCCACTCATACCTCCTTGCCCAAGCAAAAACCTCATCCCTCAGATACCCTCACTCAAGAGAGATTTTTTGGGCTCATAGAAAAGCACTTAGAGCCCAATGATGTTTTGATCGCTGAGCAGGGAACTTCGTTTTTTGGCTCTGTGGATGTCAGACTGCCTGAGGGTGTGACATTTGTCTGCCAGCCTTTGTGGGGCTCAATTGGCTATACTTTTGGTGCAGTGCTAGGCACTTGTCTGGCAAACAAAGATCGCAGAAATATTTTGCTCATTGGTGATGGTTCCTTGCAGCTAACCGCCCAAGAGCTCTCAACCATGCTAAGAGAGAATATCAACCCAATTATCATTGTAATCAATAATGATGGCTATACAGTGGAGCGATGTATCCATGGCCCAAATCGCAAATACAATGACATTAATATGTGGCATTACACAAAGCTGATTGATACATTTGATGTCACGCTAAAGCGCGAGGCTTTGATCTTTAGAGCTTCTTGTGTCAAAGAATTAGAGGAGGCTTTTGAAAGCGCAAGGGTGCATGCAAAGCAACTCGCTCTTATAGAGGTTGTGATGGATAGAGATGATGCACCAGCACTCCTCAAAAAACTAGGAGGGCTTTTCTCCGCGCAAAATAGCTATTAA
- the gmk gene encoding guanylate kinase codes for MQKMLILSGPSGSGKSTLYQVLKKEFPHLYFSISTTTRIPREGEQHGREYFFVTKEDFLQDVKNDRFLEWAQVHQNYYGTSKKPIEQALLEGRLIVFDVDVQGHRNIKKYYPFAKSVFITTPTDLILKQRLQQRQSESKQDLEHRLGHAYKEMEAVGEFDFLIINDDIKKASKQILGIAHGMDCCNFDALELMRTWKTN; via the coding sequence ATGCAAAAAATGCTCATCCTCTCAGGGCCTAGTGGCAGCGGAAAAAGTACGCTGTATCAGGTTTTAAAAAAAGAATTTCCCCATCTTTATTTTTCTATCTCAACTACAACAAGGATACCAAGAGAAGGCGAGCAGCATGGCAGGGAGTACTTTTTTGTCACCAAAGAAGATTTTCTGCAAGATGTCAAAAATGATAGATTTTTGGAATGGGCACAGGTGCATCAAAACTATTATGGAACCTCAAAAAAACCCATAGAACAAGCTCTCTTAGAGGGGAGATTAATTGTTTTTGATGTGGATGTTCAAGGGCATCGCAATATCAAAAAATACTATCCCTTCGCAAAATCTGTATTCATCACCACCCCCACGGATTTAATTTTAAAACAACGATTGCAGCAGCGCCAGAGCGAAAGCAAGCAAGACTTGGAGCATCGATTGGGACATGCCTACAAAGAAATGGAAGCTGTGGGGGAATTTGATTTTTTAATCATCAATGATGACATTAAAAAAGCCTCCAAGCAAATTTTGGGAATTGCGCATGGGATGGATTGCTGCAATTTTGATGCACTAGAGCTAATGCGTACTTGGAAAACAAATTAA
- a CDS encoding HoxN/HupN/NixA family nickel/cobalt transporter gives MREFLPYTLAIVFLHALGLTLLFLSNDARFYALAATAYALGSRHAFDADHIACIDNTIRKLLEQKQNAMGVGFYFSMGHSSVVILATVASVFALNWMDSNMPAMKELGGVIGTIVSGSFLLLLGLFNVFILIDLFKVFARSKSGSYSEENLEEMLQNRGFMNRFFKPLFAFVSKSWHIYPIGFLFGLGFDTASEVALLSLSAGTIQISILGMLSLPILFAAGMSLFDTCDGAFMIKAYDWAFRTPLRKIYYNITITLLSVLVALVIGLIELFQVLAQKLHWELSGFLGYVAELDFGDLGFYLVFLFIFVWLLSYGIWRFGKIEQRWSAQK, from the coding sequence ATGCGCGAATTTCTACCCTATACCCTTGCCATTGTTTTCTTACATGCTTTGGGATTGACTTTGCTATTTTTATCCAATGATGCTAGATTTTATGCCCTAGCGGCCACAGCTTATGCTCTAGGATCGCGACATGCCTTTGATGCAGATCACATCGCCTGCATTGATAACACCATCCGTAAACTTTTAGAGCAGAAGCAAAATGCCATGGGGGTTGGCTTTTATTTCTCCATGGGGCATTCTAGCGTCGTGATTTTAGCCACGGTAGCGAGTGTGTTTGCGCTAAATTGGATGGATAGCAACATGCCCGCCATGAAAGAGCTAGGGGGTGTCATAGGCACCATTGTATCTGGTTCCTTTCTGCTCTTGCTGGGCCTTTTTAATGTGTTTATTCTCATAGATCTATTCAAGGTTTTTGCGCGCAGCAAAAGCGGATCTTATAGCGAAGAAAACCTGGAGGAAATGCTACAAAACAGGGGTTTTATGAATCGCTTTTTTAAACCCCTCTTTGCCTTTGTATCAAAGAGTTGGCACATCTATCCCATTGGCTTTTTGTTTGGTCTTGGTTTTGACACAGCTAGTGAAGTGGCGCTTCTCTCCCTCTCAGCTGGCACCATTCAAATCAGCATTCTAGGCATGCTCTCCCTACCTATTCTCTTTGCTGCTGGCATGAGCCTATTTGACACCTGCGATGGGGCATTTATGATTAAGGCCTATGACTGGGCTTTTAGAACTCCTCTTCGCAAGATTTACTACAATATTACAATCACATTGCTAAGCGTACTTGTGGCCTTAGTCATTGGTCTTATTGAGCTCTTCCAAGTGCTCGCACAAAAGCTGCACTGGGAGCTTAGTGGATTTTTGGGCTATGTGGCGGAGCTAGATTTTGGAGACTTGGGTTTTTATCTTGTTTTCTTGTTTATCTTTGTATGGCTGTTATCTTATGGCATCTGGCGCTTTGGCAAAATCGAGCAAAGATGGAGCGCACAAAAGTAG
- the argS gene encoding arginine--tRNA ligase, with translation MHQTIKKLLEDALDVRDITLEMPKNKDFGHYATPIAFTLAKTYKKSPALIAEELAKKCEDIRIQDTEILERDIEVFEKVEVIGGYINLTLCHAFLESMANKTLKAPRREPKKKRILLEYVSANPTGPLHIGHARGAIFGDSLAKIGKFLGYDIKTEYYINDAGAQIQMLGLSIMLAGQEHLLKQTVEYPENSYKGEYIIDLAKLAQERFGNDVFSAQHIPELSNFGKDLMLEEIKSNLEEVGITFDFFVSEKELYEEWDSTLSLLQKNDAIYEKDQKFWLKSQQFGDEKDRVIIRDDGEPTYLAGDIIYHNDKFARGYDSYINIWGADHHGYINRVLASLEHLGFDSKKLKIILAQMVSLLKDGQPYKMSKRAGNFILMKDVVADIGVDALRFTFLSKKLDTALEFDIKDLKKQDSSNPIFYINYANARIHTLFEKCEKHYNFANISLRNLENQDAYDLLFQALQLQRVLENAFEEYALQKVCEYLRGIAVSFHTFYNNYRILGSEEEAELLKVFHIVSHTLTLGLGLLGICIKTKM, from the coding sequence ATGCATCAGACGATCAAAAAACTTTTAGAAGACGCGCTGGATGTCAGAGACATCACCCTTGAGATGCCCAAAAACAAAGATTTTGGGCATTATGCCACGCCCATCGCCTTTACTTTGGCAAAAACCTATAAAAAATCCCCTGCCCTCATTGCAGAAGAGCTCGCAAAAAAATGCGAGGATATCAGAATCCAGGATACTGAAATCCTTGAGCGAGATATCGAGGTTTTTGAAAAAGTAGAGGTGATTGGGGGATACATCAATCTCACACTTTGCCATGCATTTTTGGAATCCATGGCAAACAAAACACTCAAAGCTCCACGAAGAGAACCAAAAAAAAAGCGCATCCTATTGGAGTATGTGAGCGCCAATCCCACCGGTCCCTTGCATATTGGACATGCCAGAGGAGCGATATTTGGTGACAGTCTGGCCAAGATTGGCAAATTTTTGGGCTATGACATCAAGACAGAGTATTACATCAATGATGCTGGCGCACAAATCCAGATGCTGGGACTTTCCATCATGTTGGCAGGGCAGGAACATCTGCTCAAGCAAACAGTGGAATATCCTGAAAATTCCTATAAAGGGGAATACATCATCGATCTAGCAAAACTCGCACAGGAGCGCTTTGGGAATGATGTTTTTAGCGCGCAGCATATTCCAGAGTTAAGCAACTTTGGCAAAGATTTGATGCTAGAAGAAATCAAGAGTAATCTAGAAGAAGTTGGCATTACTTTTGATTTTTTTGTCAGCGAAAAGGAATTGTATGAGGAATGGGATTCCACACTTTCCTTGCTGCAAAAAAATGATGCCATCTATGAAAAAGACCAGAAATTTTGGCTCAAATCCCAGCAATTTGGGGATGAAAAAGATCGAGTGATTATTCGAGATGATGGCGAGCCCACCTATTTAGCAGGAGACATCATCTATCACAATGATAAATTTGCACGAGGCTATGATTCTTATATCAATATCTGGGGGGCCGATCACCACGGCTATATCAATCGGGTTTTGGCGAGTTTGGAACATCTGGGATTTGATAGCAAGAAACTAAAAATTATTTTAGCTCAAATGGTGAGTTTGCTCAAAGATGGTCAGCCCTATAAAATGAGCAAGCGTGCAGGAAATTTTATCTTGATGAAGGATGTTGTGGCAGATATTGGGGTGGATGCGCTACGCTTCACCTTCCTCTCAAAGAAGCTTGATACCGCGCTGGAATTTGATATTAAAGATCTCAAAAAACAAGATTCTAGTAATCCCATTTTCTATATCAATTATGCCAATGCGCGCATTCACACACTTTTTGAAAAATGTGAAAAACACTATAATTTTGCAAACATTTCCCTACGAAATCTAGAAAATCAAGATGCCTATGATCTGCTTTTTCAAGCTCTGCAGCTGCAGAGGGTGTTGGAGAATGCCTTTGAGGAATATGCACTCCAAAAAGTCTGTGAATATCTCAGAGGCATCGCGGTAAGTTTCCATACTTTCTACAACAATTACAGAATCCTAGGTTCTGAGGAAGAGGCTGAGCTACTCAAGGTATTCCATATCGTGAGCCATACTCTGACACTGGGACTGGGACTTTTGGGAATTTGCATCAAAACAAAAATGTAA
- a CDS encoding ABC transporter ATP-binding protein, with product MRRFYQRFWPYIKEYKLYFLIAILATALTGACTAWGAYLIKPALDDIFIKKDLQMLVILPFLVIFCYVGKGVGILAQTYFMNYIGLDIVKKIRNKMLEKMLEMEMGFFNNMRKGELIARITNDIGMIRSSVSHYFAQAAQEIFTALGLVGVVIYQSPRLAVIGLIIMPLAAYPMSRIIKKIKKIARQNQEKNSDITAKLAEIFNNIEIIKANNGEKIEAKNFTLQNEHFFKLGLKSAFWGQINAPIMEFLGAVAIGLIIYLGGNEVIHGNLTTGAFFSFLTALFMLYTPIKRLVNMATSYQEAIVASDRIFEILDRQPLVQDGDFVLKDPIESLEIKQVGLSYGRHHALSNVNMKLCLNEIVAFVGKSGSGKSSMVSMILRLYDCTEGQICINGQDIKHFTQHSIREQMAIVTQRIFIFHDSVLANVAYGSPVDEDRVIEALKQADAMDFIQKLPQGIHSILDETGTNLSGGQRQRIAIARAIYKNPRVLILDEATSALDGKTEESIKNTIAKIAHDKIVILIAHRPSTIELANRIYSFENGRVSERYSKELSRDILTPL from the coding sequence ATGAGAAGATTTTATCAGCGCTTTTGGCCTTATATCAAAGAATATAAGCTTTATTTCCTCATTGCCATCCTCGCCACTGCTCTGACAGGAGCTTGTACGGCTTGGGGGGCTTATCTCATCAAGCCTGCATTGGATGATATTTTTATCAAAAAAGATCTTCAAATGCTTGTAATCCTGCCATTTTTGGTCATTTTTTGCTATGTGGGCAAGGGGGTGGGAATCTTGGCACAGACATATTTTATGAATTACATTGGTCTAGATATTGTTAAAAAAATTCGTAACAAGATGCTAGAAAAAATGCTAGAAATGGAAATGGGTTTTTTTAACAATATGCGCAAGGGCGAGTTGATTGCTAGAATCACCAATGATATTGGGATGATACGATCTAGTGTGTCGCATTATTTTGCCCAAGCTGCCCAGGAGATTTTTACGGCTTTGGGGCTCGTTGGCGTGGTGATCTATCAGAGTCCGCGTTTAGCAGTAATTGGCCTTATTATCATGCCACTGGCGGCCTATCCCATGAGCCGTATTATCAAAAAGATCAAAAAAATCGCCCGCCAAAACCAAGAAAAAAATTCTGACATCACCGCAAAGCTCGCAGAAATTTTCAATAATATTGAAATTATCAAAGCAAACAATGGCGAGAAAATCGAGGCAAAAAATTTCACTCTGCAAAATGAGCATTTTTTCAAATTGGGGTTAAAGAGTGCATTTTGGGGGCAGATCAATGCGCCTATTATGGAGTTTTTGGGCGCGGTTGCCATTGGCCTCATCATTTATCTTGGGGGCAATGAAGTCATCCATGGCAATCTCACCACAGGGGCGTTTTTCTCTTTTCTCACTGCGCTTTTTATGCTTTATACCCCCATCAAAAGGCTTGTAAACATGGCCACCTCCTATCAGGAGGCAATTGTTGCAAGTGATAGGATTTTTGAGATTTTAGATCGCCAGCCACTGGTCCAAGATGGCGATTTTGTGCTAAAAGATCCCATTGAGAGCCTTGAAATCAAGCAAGTGGGTCTCTCTTATGGTAGACATCATGCACTCTCTAATGTGAATATGAAGCTCTGTCTCAATGAGATTGTAGCTTTTGTGGGGAAGAGTGGCAGCGGCAAGAGCTCGATGGTGAGCATGATTTTGCGTCTTTATGATTGCACAGAGGGGCAGATTTGCATTAATGGACAGGACATCAAACATTTCACCCAGCACAGCATCCGCGAGCAGATGGCGATTGTGACGCAGAGAATTTTTATTTTCCATGATAGTGTTTTGGCAAATGTGGCTTATGGAAGCCCGGTGGATGAGGATCGTGTGATTGAGGCGCTCAAGCAGGCGGATGCCATGGATTTTATCCAAAAACTCCCCCAGGGGATTCATAGCATCTTGGATGAAACGGGTACGAATCTCAGCGGTGGGCAGCGTCAGCGCATCGCGATTGCAAGGGCAATCTATAAGAATCCTCGGGTGTTGATTTTAGATGAAGCCACCTCAGCCCTTGATGGCAAAACAGAAGAATCCATCAAAAATACCATTGCCAAAATCGCACATGACAAAATCGTCATCCTTATCGCCCATCGCCCCAGCACCATCGAGCTTGCCAATAGGATTTATTCTTTTGAAAATGGTAGGGTGAGTGAAAGGTATTCCAAAGAGCTAAGCAGAGACATTCTGACTCCTTTATAA
- the copP gene encoding copper-binding metallochaperone CopP, with protein sequence MEKIFLVDGMRCNHCVDKIEKFVGEIDGVELVDVDLQNQKVKVVFEPAALETQIKDAILDSGYEVRE encoded by the coding sequence ATGGAAAAGATTTTTTTGGTAGATGGTATGCGTTGCAATCATTGTGTCGACAAGATCGAGAAATTTGTCGGCGAGATTGATGGGGTGGAGTTGGTGGATGTGGATTTGCAAAATCAAAAAGTCAAGGTGGTGTTTGAGCCTGCAGCGCTAGAAACCCAAATCAAGGATGCGATTTTAGATAGTGGCTATGAAGTGCGGGAATGA
- the tatA gene encoding twin-arginine translocase TatA/TatE family subunit, with translation MGGFGSIWHWVIVLLVIVLLFGAKKIPELAKGLGSGIKNFKKAVKDDEEEPIQEEEEEKPKPKKVESSKKKSSVNKQETSQKPQ, from the coding sequence ATGGGCGGATTTGGAAGCATTTGGCATTGGGTAATTGTTTTGTTGGTGATCGTGCTGTTATTTGGAGCCAAGAAAATTCCAGAGCTTGCCAAAGGGCTAGGCAGCGGGATCAAGAATTTCAAAAAAGCAGTGAAGGATGATGAGGAAGAGCCCATTCAAGAAGAAGAGGAAGAAAAACCCAAACCCAAAAAAGTAGAAAGCAGCAAGAAAAAGAGTTCTGTCAATAAACAAGAAACATCACAAAAACCACAGTAA